CCGGCTCAGAGAGCCAGGCCAAGTTTTGCCTGCATTTAaggggaaaaaagaaaaaggaagaaaacAAAACTTCTTCCTCCCGTAAATCCCCCTCAAGatattaaggaaaaaaaaaagaagggagcaagagaagaaaacaaaaagatgattttttcttttaaaaaaaaagaacctTCATCTCTAATCTCTGATAAGGTCAAAAGATTCAACTCCTCGATCTAAAAGCAGAATTTCGAGTTTCCctttaaaattaattaaatattgtGGACTAAGTAAACTAATTGTTAATGGCTCTCTTGTAAAGTAATAATATCTTGATTACAACTGTAAAGCAAAGCAAACGAAAGAACGAGAAAAAGCAAAAGGTCTCTCCATTTTCATCACAATCGCGGGAccctccaccatcaccaccaccacctcgtaTACCGGAAAATGATTACTCactcccaccaccaccattacccaattcttcttctttctctattTCCTCACACAAAACAGAAACCCTTGTAATACTATGCCTTCAAGAGCTCTCCTTTCAACACAAACTAATTCGTTTCTTCATTCTAAGATTCTACTTCTCTCTATTACATTCGCAGCTTCATTTCTATTTCTCATCGCTCTAatcttctttctcttttataTTTATTACACTCTGATTAATCGTTCTAAAACTAACCCTTTTGATTCAAACACACCGTTGTTAAAGTTACAGATATTCTCGTACAGAGAACTCAAATCAGCTACTAATTCGTTTAATGAATCGAACGATATAGGAAAAGGTGGTTCTGGTACTGTTTATCACGGTATATTACGTGATGGTAAATCCATTGCTGTTAAAAAACTTGATTCATCTTCATTACGAGCTGATAGAGAATTTCAAAATGAATTGCGAATTCTGGGTGGTTTAAGATCACAGTTTGTAGTTTCTTTATTAGGTTATTGTGTTGACAAAACAAAGAGATTTTTAGTTTATGAATTCATGCCTAATAAAAGCTTACAGGAATCATTGTTTAGTGAAGAGgttttttatttgaattgggaGAAAAGGTTTGAGATTATACTTGATATTACTAAAGCTCTTTCATTTTTACATCTTGAATGCGATCCTCCTATCATTCATGGTGATGTTAAACCTAGTAATGTTTTACTAGGGTATGATTATCGAGCTAAGATATCTGATTTTGGTTTGTCCAGAATTAAAACAGAAGGTGAATTTGGTATTGATTTGTTTAGTCAAGATTTCGGTCGAAGCGAAGAGCTTTTGAAAAGTCAAGATCTTTCTTCaaatcaagaaacaaaaatcaaaggaaatcagGTAAATATTAGGAGCAGTAGTACTCAAGTTGATTTTTCTCTTGCTTTACAGGCTTCTAGTTCTAAGAACTACTATTGTAATAAAGATGATAAATTAGTTGATTATAATGTTAAAACATCGCGAAACTTGAATTTGAATGATGAGGATGATCAGAAAAAGTACAGAAATGGAAAGGGGAAGGAGATCTGTAGAAATGATGATAGTGTTAGGGAGGATTGGAGCAAGTTTGTTCCTGATGAAGAAGAGCTTTGTAGTTTTGATCATAGCAAGGAGTTGAATTTTGTTTCTTCGTCGTCGCCTATTATCGATGATACGATGGATGATACAATGCAATGGGGACAAGATTGGTGGTGGAGACAAGACGGGAGTGGTGAATTGTGTAGTAAAGATTATGTTACAGAGTGGATTGGTAGTCAGATTTGCCCATCAACTAACGGTGATTGGGATGAAGAGAAAGGTAACAATCATGAAATATCCCATTTGGATACTTCAACACAGTTGGATAAGTTAGAAAGTTTAAGCAAACCCGAGTTTAAACAGTCCAAAAAGAGGTCTAACAAAAATGAAGAGAAGTGTACAAAAAATTGTAATAAGAAGCAGAGGAAGATGCAAGAATGGTGGaaagaagagaaacttgcagaggTTAGCAAGAAGCATAGTAGGTTAAAGAAGATTGAATCTAAGGTGAAGAAAGGCCTCAAGATTCAGTCATTTAATATGGGTCGAAGGTTACTTTCTCGAAAGAGGATTAAATTTGGTGAACATATTCAAAATGAATCCAACTCTGACGGAGATTTTAGTTTTAGAAAGGGTTGGAGGAAGAAAAACTCTCATTCAGCTGCAAGTGATATGTGGAGTGGGGATCTTTTCAGTCGGGAATTGAGTAGTACAACAAGCATGAGAGGAACTGTGTGTTATGTTGCTCCTGAATATGGTGGTTGTGGGTATTTGATGGAGAAGGCTGATGTATACAGTTTAGGAGTTTTAATTCTCGTGATCGTGTCCGGTCGAAGACCGTTGCATGTTTTAAATTCACCAATGAAACTCGAGAAAGCCAACTTGATTCACTGGTGTAGGCAGTTAGCTAAAGGTGgtaatatattggagttagttgaTGAGAAATTGAAAGACGCCTATAATAAAGATCAAGCGAGTCTCTGCATCAATTTGGCTCTCATGTGTTTAAAGAAGATGCCAGAATTACGGCCAGATATTAGTGAAATTGTAAAAATCTTAAAAGGTGAAATGGATCTACAAGGAGTCCCATTTGAATTATCCCCATCTCCACCTTCCAAATACTTGAGCAGATCCAGGAGAAGAGCTAAAACAGATGTACAATAACTTGCAAGTCTATTAACTTCTTTTCTAGAAATCCATGGTGATGAAATGATAGTTGTTCATGTGAAAATGCTAAAAAATTTCATGTTGGTTAATTTGTATTATAAAGAAGGAATAGATTGTAATTCCATTCGTGTAAAATAGAGATTTCTTTTCACTATCTAATGAAATTCAGGGTTCTGCTGTCGAATCCAGAGCTTTAACACCATGTTACATGTACAACCTCTAGAAAACTGAACATGCTTTTGTTTCCAATCTAAAACTACTAAGGATCACCTTGATTCCCCCCCTCCCCCCCACCCACCCTGAGCGGGAAGATAATCGAAATAATATGGCCTCCATGTTCATGTGATTTACATACAAGGTAACAAATTCATTTTTGCCAtttctcctctctctctctcttttagaTATCTTGCATATGCTTATATGAACTCCCCTTtggttctctttcttcttctttttttacctGTCAATTCACCTTTCTTCTGATGGGGTAGAACCTATGAAGTCATCTGTGTCACCTGCTTCTTGCATGGAATCCAATATTTTGCTACTGTTGGCATCAGTCCTTTGCTTTAATTTTGAAACACTTTTTGATAGCCTTGGACCACATCAGCAATAATGAGTCCTTAACAGTATGGTTGTTTAGTGGTAAATGATGCCAATCATGAAACTGCTTCGGCAACCTGTGACACAGTCTATTCAAATTTCTCCAGTTATTCAATTTCTCCACTCAATGCCTTGTGGTGTGATAAAGTGGGCATAGACCTGGCAGATGAATCTGCAATGCCAAAACAAGTGATTATCGGACCCAGCATCATCCAGACTAGGCGTACACACACATTCACCGCAATTATATCCATTTGCATAACAGAAGAATAGAATAGACAGTTGCCGCAGTACATACAATCATACAAGTGAACTTGTGGGTGGAGTAAATTTGCTCCAAACAAAGGTTGAAAGAGACTTTCTTGAAGGTAGTAAATCTCTATCATGAATTAACTATTCATGCATAGCACATTTAACAGAACAAAATCCCATATTACAACTACAATCATCATCAGTTTTGCCAAATTTTACCATTCTGTTCCATAACAACAGACAAATCCACAGATTCCTGAATCACCATCTCTTTTTAAGCCTTCAACAACGCTCAATACTCCAAAGCGACCTCTGAGAGCAACAGTTCATATCTTGGACTGTACATTCTTTCTCTTACTAGCTTGCCATGAATTTGGGAACATTTCTTTCGTCACTGATACTAATACACTTCTGTCCACCCAGCTCACAAGCAGGTGAAATCACAAGTGTAGCACAAATTGGAGGCCGCAAAAACATTTAATGCCATAGAACTTCAGATTACATACATTAATTATGTTTTGCATACATAAGAAATGGACTTACGTCAAACTACCATCTCAACTTCTTTAATATCGATTGGAATCCCGACATCCAGCCTCATTGTTGACCTATACTCTTCTGGTGCAACAGCACCCCCTTGCACACAAATCTCCACCACAGCCGGAGCTTGCCCATAAAAGTTCCGCAGCTCCCTTTGCAGAGGAGGACCTCTCACATCGGGAACATGCCACACATACCTTGGTGGTATCAAATCATCAAGGGTCGCTGCTTGCCACCCATGTTGCCCATTTCGTTGCTGGTGCTTATATGCCCCACAATTTTGTGCCTTGTGTCCACTGGGTCCCACGTGCACCTCCGGGCAGTATCCACACACTCTCACTAAATATTTCCTCATCAACTTCTTCGCCCCTTGTCTCATCTTATCCCATGCTTCAACTGTCTCCTCAGAGAGTAAGGCTAGTTCTTCAGCATTTGACGGAGATTGTATCTCTGAATCAGGTAAGATATCATGCAAGGTGTATGTTTCAGGAACTACCAGCGCGATATCTTCTTCCACCAAGTCATCTTCACTAGCATCAATTATCTCATTGAATCCTGGTGTAAAAGTTTCTTCTACCAAGTCATCTTCATTAGCATCAATTATTTCACTTTTCCCTATACGAATTACTGGTTTTCTTCTCCTCTTTGTAGGAAGGTCAGGTAGGTCAACCCCAGCTTGGACACAAAGTTCAACAAGTGCTGGTACCCTAGGGGTGGAAAATCTTTCTTCATGAGGAATACGTGGACCAAGACGATCGAAGAGGTGAAAGGCGTCAACTGGCAAGAATATGTCCTCAATAGTCGCCTGTATCCACTCGTGCTGTCCCTTACGGCGCTCGGTTTGCTGTCCTCTGCATGACTTGAACGGATGGCCAACAGGTCCCACATGAATTTCGTTACACCATCTACATGTACAGACATATATAAACTACTCGTATTTATAAGAATCACAAAATCCGTACCAAGACTAAAATTACGTTTTAAAAAACTCTATGAAAACTTTCAACACTAAGTTTAGAACTATGAATTGGACTACAAAGTAAGGCACCATTGTCTGGCTGGTCATAAGGAAAATCAGTTATAGTAGGGTATTTGAACGGAGGCTATATGTATGTCATTTAAACGTTTACCTACATATACACCATCTGGACAGCATAGCCCTACTTGAGAGTGGCTTCACAACTCTCGAATCTTTGATACCCAACTATTACAACTACGAGTTGCCTGTAGAAAATACGATGTCATAGATTTACGATAACCATTTTGGGGGCACTCGGCAGTTCTTTTTTGTTACTACATAATTACATTCTATCAGCTACCAAAAAAAGCTTGTTACATGTTTGCCCCCTATATCTTCTGTATACATTTATTTATACGACTACCACTACAAGGTGCACATCTGCTAAGTGATACGTCTAACCGAATATTGCATACATTTTCACTACCAAACATACATGGGTCTTAATGTGCATTTACATGACTTCAGCTGTAATAGGGTTTCTAAGTCATTCCATTGTCAAGTAAATTGAATCCTTTGGCAATTGGGGTTGTTCCAGGCATGAACCGCACATGGATATACATTTAAACTCACTAAACAGAGACAACTTACTAGACCAAAGATATGGTTGTGTTTAGAAGACAACATACAAGTGCAACATCAACAAGGGTGGTTGATCTAAGAAAAAGCCACCACTTAAACATCTTTGCCCATTTGTGACGCTGGATGCTCAAAGTCACATAATGAATAAACTCTTAGAGAGAGGCTTAACAAGGGCCTCTTTTTGTCAATCGCGGTTTGGCAAATCACCCACAGCATGAACAGTAAATATCAGAAATTTATTCTTTTTGTATGCACTAGTTTCTTGTGATAATTACTTTTATAACACCCATACCCATCAAGATAAAGAAAACCACAAATGTAAACTGAGCCAGATACTTACTTGCAAGCATGCACTGGCACCACTTTCAAGAGCCTTTTAAGATTGTTAACCAGTTTGATCCTGGCGTTGAAAACTTCATATGCGACCGATATAAGCCTTCGTATTAGCATCCCATTCCCCGGAGGTACTACTGGTTTCCTGGGCTTCCCCTTTCTGCTCTTTTGTCTCTCCCTGGCAGCTCGTCTTAGCTCCAAAACAGGTATCGGGAAGGGCTTCTTCTCTTTCTTAGAGTAGTATCGAGGAAAATCCGCATTTTGGGGATGATTGCCTTTGATCAGAAACACGTTTGAGTGAGGTCGAAATGCAACCTGAGGTGGAAGTTCTACTTCACAGACATTGAACTGTGACCAAAAGCAGCAAAAAAGATTAGCCTCAAAGTAAGTTCAGTTCCCGGGCTACTTGACTTGAGTAACGCAAATGGTTGTGAACTACACATTGCTGGgtcaaagcaatcaatattgaACTGCTAAGGCATAACTTTTCTACCTTTGTATAATGTGATGATGATAACTATCAATTACAGGTCCTAGACATAAAGGATTACCTGGAGAAAGGATAGGCAAGCGAGGTATATTCAATTAAAAGGCCTTTTATCTTGTTCAGGCCAGTTTCAGGAGCAATGGGTATTTTGGAGAACCTAGGTGTGGGTTAGCCAAGTAGACCACCTCAATCTGAAACAATCTATAGATACCAGGACTGAAGCCTCAAAATGACGATGGTTAGTTTGCCAATTTCACTAATGGACTAATCATCCAGATGCTATAAATCAGCCAGACACTCCAGATATATGCATCCGTTCAATAGTTACACAAAACCAACACATTTTCTAAAGATGATAGTTCCTTGTTTTACCTAGATACATTAACTAAATACCAGACCAACAAAAGATAGCATTATATTAAAATAGAGAAGGCATATAAACATACCTTGAATGAACCAAGATAAGCAAGATTTTGGTACAGCTTCGATTTTAGACATTTACATTTTGTATGGTAGGAAACCCTTACAGATTCAAATTTGGAAGGATGTATCAAAGCAGTAATTGCAGCTGGGGAATGAGCAAACCCACAACTCATACTGTAAATCAGAAACCCATCAACTCAGGAACAAATAACAGAGACAAAGAAATAGGATGCACAACCTCCAACTTCAGCATGCAAGTTTATAAGATAGTCGAATACCAATTTTCTTGCTGTTTGTATCAACTGCAGCTGCTTGTTATTGTAACAAATGGTATTATCCACTTTGTTCTCGGTTTTGAAGTGATAAGTTCAAGGGTGTTTATAGAAGAACcgtaatattgggcataccaaaatcttccaaggcatactgaatgaagacaaaaaaaaggttgtgaaatagcaaaatcagataaccccttaacccaaaaaaattttaatggcaaatctgtccTTTacatattagtgttaataatcttgattagtgattaaatattttgtttagtgattaaaataattttcagaattataagagttgtttagatgaaaaatttgaggaaaaaaaatcaaagttttggtttggttaagaaggagagaaagagaaggagaaagtgagaaaattctaattcttgattcaatggaggatgaggagagtcatcattcatctaaaaaacctaggaaaatacata
The nucleotide sequence above comes from Papaver somniferum cultivar HN1 chromosome 8, ASM357369v1, whole genome shotgun sequence. Encoded proteins:
- the LOC113306904 gene encoding putative receptor-like protein kinase At1g80870, producing MPSRALLSTQTNSFLHSKILLLSITFAASFLFLIALIFFLFYIYYTLINRSKTNPFDSNTPLLKLQIFSYRELKSATNSFNESNDIGKGGSGTVYHGILRDGKSIAVKKLDSSSLRADREFQNELRILGGLRSQFVVSLLGYCVDKTKRFLVYEFMPNKSLQESLFSEEVFYLNWEKRFEIILDITKALSFLHLECDPPIIHGDVKPSNVLLGYDYRAKISDFGLSRIKTEGEFGIDLFSQDFGRSEELLKSQDLSSNQETKIKGNQVNIRSSSTQVDFSLALQASSSKNYYCNKDDKLVDYNVKTSRNLNLNDEDDQKKYRNGKGKEICRNDDSVREDWSKFVPDEEELCSFDHSKELNFVSSSSPIIDDTMDDTMQWGQDWWWRQDGSGELCSKDYVTEWIGSQICPSTNGDWDEEKGNNHEISHLDTSTQLDKLESLSKPEFKQSKKRSNKNEEKCTKNCNKKQRKMQEWWKEEKLAEVSKKHSRLKKIESKVKKGLKIQSFNMGRRLLSRKRIKFGEHIQNESNSDGDFSFRKGWRKKNSHSAASDMWSGDLFSRELSSTTSMRGTVCYVAPEYGGCGYLMEKADVYSLGVLILVIVSGRRPLHVLNSPMKLEKANLIHWCRQLAKGGNILELVDEKLKDAYNKDQASLCINLALMCLKKMPELRPDISEIVKILKGEMDLQGVPFELSPSPPSKYLSRSRRRAKTDVQ
- the LOC113306905 gene encoding APO protein 2, chloroplastic-like; its protein translation is MSCGFAHSPAAITALIHPSKFESVRVSYHTKCKCLKSKLYQNLAYLGSFKFNVCEVELPPQVAFRPHSNVFLIKGNHPQNADFPRYYSKKEKKPFPIPVLELRRAARERQKSRKGKPRKPVVPPGNGMLIRRLISVAYEVFNARIKLVNNLKRLLKVVPVHACKWCNEIHVGPVGHPFKSCRGQQTERRKGQHEWIQATIEDIFLPVDAFHLFDRLGPRIPHEERFSTPRVPALVELCVQAGVDLPDLPTKRRRKPVIRIGKSEIIDANEDDLVEETFTPGFNEIIDASEDDLVEEDIALVVPETYTLHDILPDSEIQSPSNAEELALLSEETVEAWDKMRQGAKKLMRKYLVRVCGYCPEVHVGPSGHKAQNCGAYKHQQRNGQHGWQAATLDDLIPPRYVWHVPDVRGPPLQRELRNFYGQAPAVVEICVQGGAVAPEEYRSTMRLDVGIPIDIKEVEMVV